The proteins below are encoded in one region of Caldanaerovirga acetigignens:
- the spoVE gene encoding stage V sporulation protein E, whose protein sequence is MRYRNPPDFVIMFVVLVLLCFGIIMVFSSSSVWAYYVHKDSLYFLKRQLVAAFLGLAAMVYFMNYEYWQVKKYEKTILILMYVLLVAVLIPGIGLKINEARRWIGVGSFTVQPSEIAKLGMVVYLSCTLERKQEDIKSFFKGLLPVLLVTAVTCGLIVIEPHLSAAVLIGMLSMVMLFVAGASISQMLSLGGAGLFLVVVLIIVEPYRMVRLLSFMNPWEDIRGSGYNIVQSLYALGAGGLLGVGLGQSRQKFFYLPEPQTDFIFAIIGEELGFLGAVFVIFMFTVFIWRGYRAALHAPDLFGKFMATGITSLIAFQFLIHVAVVTASMPVTGMPLPFISYGGSSLTITLAEVGILLNITRYLEAK, encoded by the coding sequence ATGAGATACAGAAATCCCCCAGACTTTGTCATCATGTTTGTAGTTCTGGTGCTTTTGTGCTTTGGAATAATAATGGTCTTCAGTTCCAGCAGCGTATGGGCGTATTACGTTCATAAGGATAGCCTTTACTTTTTAAAAAGGCAACTGGTAGCGGCTTTTTTGGGACTTGCAGCAATGGTATATTTCATGAATTATGAATATTGGCAGGTAAAAAAGTACGAAAAAACCATCTTAATTTTAATGTATGTCCTTCTTGTTGCGGTATTAATTCCTGGGATTGGATTAAAGATAAATGAGGCAAGGCGATGGATTGGAGTAGGTTCTTTTACAGTACAGCCTTCAGAAATTGCAAAGCTTGGAATGGTTGTATACCTTTCTTGTACTCTTGAACGAAAGCAGGAGGATATAAAAAGTTTTTTCAAAGGACTGCTTCCCGTATTGCTGGTGACCGCTGTAACATGCGGGCTAATCGTTATAGAACCGCACCTCAGCGCGGCTGTTCTTATAGGAATGCTCTCGATGGTAATGCTATTCGTAGCAGGAGCAAGTATTTCACAGATGCTATCGTTGGGAGGGGCAGGGCTTTTTTTAGTGGTAGTGCTTATAATTGTGGAACCGTATAGGATGGTAAGGTTGTTGTCTTTTATGAATCCCTGGGAAGATATCCGAGGAAGCGGTTACAATATAGTTCAGTCGCTTTATGCCTTGGGAGCTGGAGGACTTTTGGGAGTAGGCTTAGGACAGAGCCGGCAAAAATTTTTCTACCTCCCTGAACCTCAGACGGATTTTATTTTTGCTATAATAGGAGAAGAATTAGGTTTTTTAGGGGCGGTCTTTGTCATTTTTATGTTCACCGTTTTTATCTGGCGAGGGTACAGGGCGGCTTTGCATGCTCCTGATTTATTCGGGAAATTCATGGCTACAGGCATAACGAGCCTTATCGCCTTTCAATTTCTAATTCACGTAGCCGTGGTAACTGCATCTATGCCAGTTACGGGGATGCCGCTGCCTTTCATAAGCTACGGAGGTTCTTCACTTACTATAACGCTGGCTGAAGTTGGTATTTTGTTAAATATAACCAGATACTTGGAGGCAAAATGA
- the murG gene encoding undecaprenyldiphospho-muramoylpentapeptide beta-N-acetylglucosaminyltransferase: protein MPKKVIIAGGGTGGHVYPAIAIATGLKAKFAEVDVLFVGTEKGLENDLVPKAGFELKKIRVRGFKRKLSLENISTLKEVALGGLQSLALLKKEKPDLVVGTGGYVAGPVVFFASMLKIPTLIHEQNVKPGITNRILSRFVDKVAVSFPDSVKYFPKDKVVVTGNPIRPEIVLTEKSRALKELGVDKEKPLVLSFGGSQGALKLNEAALELIDLIKEDSTFQLLHITGKKNYDDFISKLEYKGINPSGLGHIKVRPYVYEMHYAIAAADLVVSRAGAITIAELTAAGKPAILIPLPTAAGQHQDYNAGFMRKNGAAVIIKDRELSGKKLYDTIRNLLSDRNTLVEMSKASKKLGRPDALERILKEIISLID, encoded by the coding sequence ATGCCCAAAAAGGTTATAATTGCTGGGGGCGGAACAGGTGGACACGTATACCCTGCAATCGCAATAGCTACTGGGTTGAAGGCAAAATTTGCGGAAGTAGATGTGCTTTTCGTAGGAACAGAAAAAGGACTGGAAAACGACCTTGTACCTAAGGCAGGTTTTGAACTCAAAAAAATCAGGGTAAGAGGCTTTAAAAGGAAGTTATCTCTGGAAAACATTTCAACTCTGAAAGAGGTAGCCCTGGGTGGACTCCAATCCCTGGCTTTGTTAAAAAAAGAAAAGCCGGATTTGGTTGTCGGAACTGGCGGTTATGTAGCAGGTCCCGTAGTTTTTTTTGCATCTATGCTGAAAATTCCAACTTTAATTCACGAACAAAACGTTAAACCCGGTATTACTAATAGAATCCTATCGCGTTTTGTGGATAAAGTGGCGGTGAGTTTTCCTGATTCTGTAAAGTACTTTCCGAAAGACAAGGTTGTAGTGACCGGCAATCCGATAAGGCCAGAGATTGTATTAACAGAAAAATCCAGAGCGCTGAAGGAGCTTGGTGTGGACAAGGAAAAACCGTTGGTCTTATCCTTTGGTGGAAGTCAGGGTGCTTTAAAGCTGAACGAAGCAGCATTGGAGCTAATCGATTTGATAAAGGAAGATAGTACTTTTCAACTCCTTCACATTACGGGCAAAAAGAATTACGATGATTTCATAAGCAAGCTGGAATATAAAGGAATAAATCCATCGGGTCTAGGACATATTAAAGTAAGGCCTTATGTTTACGAAATGCACTATGCTATAGCCGCTGCAGACCTTGTTGTCTCCAGGGCTGGCGCCATTACAATAGCAGAACTTACAGCCGCTGGTAAACCGGCAATTCTGATACCGCTGCCTACCGCAGCGGGTCAACATCAGGACTATAACGCTGGTTTTATGAGAAAAAATGGTGCAGCCGTAATCATTAAAGATAGAGAACTATCGGGAAAAAAGTTGTATGATACGATAAGAAATTTGCTATCCGACAGAAATACCCTTGTCGAGATGTCCAAAGCCAGCAAAAAGTTAGGGAGGCCTGATGCCTTGGAGAGAATATTAAAAGAAATTATTTCTCTAATAGACTAA
- the murD gene encoding UDP-N-acetylmuramoyl-L-alanine--D-glutamate ligase, translating into MELRGKKVLVVGLARSGVAASIELSGMGAKVIANDIRKKEEMKEVVDKLSNRGIELFFGGHPLTLLEGTDLIVISPGVPSDIPLIEEARKRGIPVVSELELGYWYTKAPIIAVTGTNGKTTTTTLIGEILKNDGKNISVAGNIGTPLIQEADKKGQKDYVVVEVSSFQLENILYFKPKVSVILNITEDHLNRHKTFENYIEAKARILENQDENDFSVLNYDDPVVAGLAKRARSRVVFFSRKQELSKGVFVKNGVILIKENGFIYPILEAKDLGIKGAHNLENALAAVAVAWITKTNLNNLAETLKDFKGVEHRLEYVDTIDGVKFINDSKGTNPDAALKALEAVEGPIILIAGGYDKKVDFRPFVRAFFGKVKKAVLIGAAAEQIEKAAREEGFYEVEKASSMHEAVKIAKESAEPGDTVLLSPACASWDMFSNFEERGRVFKEAVRLLKI; encoded by the coding sequence ATGGAATTAAGGGGCAAAAAGGTTTTAGTAGTGGGGCTTGCAAGAAGTGGGGTAGCAGCTTCCATTGAGCTTTCGGGAATGGGGGCTAAGGTAATAGCCAACGACATAAGGAAAAAGGAAGAGATGAAAGAAGTTGTGGACAAATTAAGCAATAGAGGAATCGAATTATTTTTCGGCGGCCATCCGCTGACGCTTTTGGAAGGTACGGATCTAATTGTAATAAGTCCGGGGGTTCCAAGCGATATTCCTCTCATCGAAGAAGCTAGGAAAAGAGGTATCCCTGTAGTAAGCGAGCTGGAACTCGGATACTGGTACACCAAAGCTCCAATAATTGCGGTTACGGGGACAAACGGAAAGACCACCACCACCACTCTTATAGGCGAGATACTCAAAAATGACGGGAAAAATATATCCGTTGCAGGAAACATAGGAACGCCCTTGATTCAAGAGGCTGACAAAAAGGGCCAAAAAGACTACGTCGTCGTGGAAGTGAGTAGTTTCCAACTAGAAAATATACTCTACTTCAAACCGAAAGTGAGCGTAATACTGAACATAACCGAAGATCACCTTAACCGGCACAAGACTTTCGAAAATTACATTGAAGCTAAAGCGAGGATTTTGGAAAATCAAGATGAAAACGATTTTTCTGTTCTAAATTATGACGATCCTGTTGTAGCGGGTCTGGCAAAAAGAGCAAGGAGCAGGGTGGTATTTTTCAGCAGAAAACAGGAGCTTTCCAAAGGCGTTTTCGTCAAAAATGGCGTTATATTGATAAAGGAAAATGGATTTATTTATCCGATTTTGGAGGCAAAGGATCTGGGTATAAAAGGTGCCCATAATCTTGAAAACGCCCTTGCCGCGGTAGCAGTGGCATGGATCACCAAGACGAATTTGAATAACCTGGCCGAAACCCTGAAAGATTTCAAAGGAGTCGAGCACAGGCTGGAATACGTAGATACTATCGATGGCGTGAAGTTTATCAACGACTCGAAAGGAACGAATCCCGATGCTGCTCTGAAGGCTTTAGAGGCGGTGGAAGGTCCGATAATTTTGATAGCCGGGGGTTACGACAAAAAGGTGGACTTTCGACCTTTTGTCAGAGCGTTTTTTGGTAAAGTTAAAAAAGCTGTGTTGATTGGGGCTGCAGCCGAACAGATTGAAAAGGCCGCAAGGGAAGAGGGGTTTTACGAAGTAGAAAAGGCCTCGTCAATGCACGAAGCAGTTAAGATTGCAAAAGAATCTGCGGAGCCGGGAGATACAGTACTTCTTTCACCAGCATGTGCAAGTTGGGATATGTTTTCAAATTTCGAAGAACGTGGAAGGGTATTCAAAGAAGCAGTGCGTTTGCTTAAAATTTAG
- a CDS encoding UDP-N-acetylmuramoyl-tripeptide--D-alanyl-D-alanine ligase, which yields MKPISYEEIVKATGGQMEKNIEGEISGVSTDSRTIKPGELFVPLIGEKFDGHDFIKTAFERGAGASLCSEDRKYKISDLDFEKPLILVKDTKEAFLKLAKYYRSLFDIPFVAITGSVGKTSTKEMVAAVLGKRYKVLKNEGNFNNEIGLPLTIFRLDDHEIGVVEMGMSGFGEIRRLSILVRPKVGVITNIGVSHIEKLGSKENIAKAKLEIAEVLSEKDLMVLNADSPELYAKKGKLLPRTLFFGIEKGDLKAEDIVSLGQDGMKFRVIGNGIDFSVKIPFVGIHQVYNALAAVAVGLEFGLSVEEIQRGLIDAKPCKMRLEFKKSRTGATVIDDSYNASPDSMKAALRVLSELGKGKKKAAVLGDMLELGDYAADAHREVGKCAAAVTDILVCIGKHAVDLARGALEGGLSSRFIYTFSKKDEAIACMEKLVGDCDIILVKASRGMKMEEIVDFLVGRS from the coding sequence GTGAAACCTATCTCTTACGAAGAAATTGTCAAAGCTACTGGAGGCCAGATGGAAAAAAATATTGAGGGCGAGATTTCCGGCGTTTCTACCGATTCGAGGACGATAAAACCTGGAGAACTTTTTGTCCCGTTGATAGGAGAGAAATTCGACGGCCACGATTTTATAAAAACGGCTTTCGAAAGAGGAGCTGGGGCGTCTCTCTGTTCGGAAGATAGAAAATACAAAATTTCGGATTTGGACTTTGAAAAACCTTTGATTCTGGTAAAAGATACAAAAGAAGCCTTTCTTAAACTTGCCAAATATTACCGCTCGCTTTTTGATATACCCTTTGTTGCGATTACAGGTAGCGTGGGAAAGACTTCAACTAAAGAAATGGTAGCAGCAGTTCTTGGAAAAAGGTATAAGGTGCTGAAGAATGAGGGAAATTTTAACAACGAAATCGGGTTGCCCCTTACCATCTTTCGGCTGGACGACCACGAAATAGGGGTCGTGGAGATGGGCATGAGCGGCTTCGGTGAGATACGGCGCCTTTCCATTTTGGTAAGGCCGAAGGTGGGAGTGATAACCAATATTGGCGTCTCTCATATCGAGAAATTGGGGAGTAAGGAGAATATAGCCAAGGCAAAACTGGAGATTGCCGAGGTATTATCCGAAAAGGATCTGATGGTGTTGAACGCCGATAGCCCCGAACTTTATGCGAAAAAAGGAAAGCTGCTCCCCCGGACCTTGTTTTTCGGTATCGAAAAAGGTGACCTTAAGGCGGAGGATATAGTATCTCTAGGACAGGACGGAATGAAGTTCAGGGTTATCGGCAATGGAATTGATTTTTCGGTAAAAATTCCCTTCGTCGGCATCCATCAGGTATATAACGCCCTAGCTGCCGTAGCGGTGGGGCTGGAATTTGGATTAAGCGTCGAAGAGATACAAAGAGGGTTGATTGATGCAAAACCATGCAAAATGAGATTGGAATTTAAAAAATCACGCACCGGTGCTACCGTTATCGACGATTCATATAATGCAAGCCCTGACTCCATGAAAGCGGCCTTGAGGGTCTTGAGCGAGCTCGGAAAAGGTAAGAAAAAAGCAGCTGTCCTCGGCGACATGCTGGAATTGGGGGATTATGCTGCCGACGCCCACCGGGAGGTAGGGAAGTGCGCGGCGGCGGTGACCGATATTCTCGTTTGTATAGGAAAGCACGCTGTAGATCTGGCAAGAGGAGCCTTAGAAGGGGGATTGAGCAGCCGCTTTATTTATACTTTCTCAAAGAAGGATGAAGCTATAGCTTGCATGGAAAAGCTCGTGGGAGATTGTGATATAATTTTGGTTAAGGCATCAAGAGGTATGAAGATGGAGGAGATAGTTGATTTTTTAGTTGGGAGGTCGTAA
- the mraY gene encoding phospho-N-acetylmuramoyl-pentapeptide-transferase yields MKTAFLVAATAFALAALSGIVVIPILQILKFGQTVRDDGPKRHLKKMGTPTMGGIMLIPAIVFSTLFFYKGSPYALAAVLSTVGFGLIGFVDDYIKVVKKRPLGLRASQKLLFQILLSILITFFGLSVHPGSTIVFFPFIKNGIDLGLIYIPFTIFVILGTVNSVNLTDGLDGLVSGISVIVGFAYTVIYFFLGLQDLALFSSAISGACLGFLLYNRHPAKVFMGDTGSLGLGGAISALAVLGGTQFYLALIGFIFVIETFSVILQVIYFRLTGRRIFRMSPLHHHFELGGWSELKVVVVFWLIATVSALSGVMVFLSTEIFF; encoded by the coding sequence ATGAAAACCGCATTTCTTGTAGCAGCGACTGCATTTGCATTAGCAGCATTATCCGGAATCGTGGTGATACCTATTTTACAAATATTGAAGTTTGGTCAAACGGTGAGGGACGACGGCCCAAAGAGGCACCTAAAAAAAATGGGAACACCCACGATGGGTGGAATTATGTTAATACCGGCCATAGTATTTTCCACACTGTTTTTTTACAAAGGAAGTCCTTATGCGCTGGCAGCCGTTTTATCCACTGTCGGATTTGGCCTCATAGGTTTTGTGGACGATTACATAAAGGTAGTCAAAAAAAGGCCGTTAGGATTGAGAGCTAGTCAAAAGTTACTTTTCCAAATTCTTCTTTCTATTTTAATTACTTTTTTTGGCTTAAGTGTCCATCCAGGTTCAACGATAGTTTTTTTTCCATTCATAAAAAACGGCATTGACCTTGGACTTATATACATCCCGTTTACAATATTTGTCATACTCGGAACGGTAAACAGCGTGAATCTTACCGATGGATTGGACGGGTTGGTTTCGGGAATTTCAGTAATAGTAGGGTTTGCATATACGGTAATTTATTTTTTTCTTGGCCTGCAGGACCTGGCCTTGTTTAGTTCAGCCATCAGCGGCGCTTGCCTTGGTTTTCTGCTTTATAATCGCCACCCGGCTAAAGTGTTCATGGGCGACACGGGGTCCTTGGGACTTGGAGGGGCTATATCCGCCCTGGCCGTGCTCGGGGGAACTCAATTTTATCTAGCCCTAATCGGCTTTATTTTCGTAATAGAAACTTTTTCAGTAATTTTGCAGGTGATTTATTTCAGGCTAACGGGCAGGAGAATTTTCAGGATGAGTCCTTTGCACCATCACTTCGAGCTGGGCGGTTGGAGCGAATTAAAAGTGGTCGTAGTCTTTTGGTTGATTGCGACCGTATCGGCTTTAAGCGGAGTTATGGTATTTTTGTCAACAGAGATCTTTTTTTGA
- the murC gene encoding UDP-N-acetylmuramate--L-alanine ligase, which produces MLGDYKRIHFIGIGGTGMSGIARIARELGYDVSGSDLKPSETINRLKKIGAMVFLGHSAENVKGADLVVVSSAIPQDNPEYLQALKEKIPVIHRADVLSLLMAGKKGIAVTGAHGKTTTTSMISLVLEKSGLEPTVVIGGELNDIGGNATLGRGEYLVAEADESDGSFLKLQPYIAVVTNIENDHLDYYKDMNTMKEAYKTFVNGIRKDGFALLGTDNENVRDILDDLRVTYFTYGIDYPADYMPKNIRINGLTSSFEVYYNNDPLIELELNVPGMHNIFNATAAVAIAHRLGLEMEGVAKALKVFRGAKRRFQIIGEVDSIKVIDDYAHHPTEIKATLKAAKLQNPKKIYAIFQPHRYTRTKILAGEFGLAFDDADEVIVTNIYSAGERPIEGVSSLLIVNTLKDRGKKVTYIHDKDEIPDFIIPKVSPGDYVLTIGAGDIYQVAYEIVKKLKTKES; this is translated from the coding sequence TTGCTAGGCGATTATAAACGCATTCATTTTATAGGCATTGGCGGCACCGGAATGAGCGGGATAGCAAGGATAGCAAGAGAATTGGGATATGATGTGAGCGGTTCGGATTTGAAGCCTTCAGAAACCATAAATAGGTTGAAGAAGATTGGCGCCATGGTCTTCCTGGGCCACAGTGCAGAAAATGTAAAGGGTGCGGATCTTGTAGTTGTGTCATCTGCTATTCCACAGGACAATCCTGAATACTTGCAGGCCTTAAAAGAAAAGATACCCGTTATCCACAGGGCCGATGTTTTGAGCTTGTTGATGGCTGGGAAGAAAGGAATAGCGGTGACAGGTGCCCACGGGAAGACTACAACTACTTCGATGATTTCGCTGGTTTTAGAAAAGAGCGGTCTTGAGCCTACAGTGGTAATAGGCGGAGAGTTAAATGACATAGGAGGTAACGCTACCCTCGGAAGAGGGGAATATCTAGTAGCTGAAGCTGATGAAAGTGATGGTTCTTTCTTGAAGCTCCAGCCTTATATAGCAGTGGTAACAAATATAGAAAATGACCATTTAGATTACTACAAGGATATGAATACTATGAAAGAAGCTTACAAAACCTTTGTAAACGGCATTAGAAAAGACGGTTTTGCTTTGTTGGGGACCGACAATGAAAACGTAAGAGATATATTGGATGATTTAAGGGTTACTTACTTCACTTATGGGATAGACTATCCTGCAGATTACATGCCTAAGAATATACGAATAAATGGGTTAACTTCCTCATTTGAGGTTTACTACAATAATGACCCGTTGATTGAGCTGGAACTCAATGTTCCCGGAATGCATAATATATTTAATGCGACAGCAGCCGTTGCTATAGCTCACAGGCTCGGGTTGGAGATGGAAGGTGTAGCAAAAGCATTGAAAGTCTTTCGCGGGGCAAAGCGCCGGTTTCAGATTATTGGAGAGGTGGATAGTATAAAGGTTATTGATGACTACGCCCACCACCCTACGGAGATTAAAGCCACCCTCAAGGCTGCAAAATTGCAAAACCCCAAGAAGATTTACGCCATATTTCAACCTCACCGTTATACCAGGACTAAAATTCTTGCGGGAGAATTTGGTCTTGCATTTGACGATGCGGATGAAGTAATAGTAACAAATATATACAGTGCGGGAGAAAGGCCTATAGAAGGGGTATCATCTTTGCTTATAGTCAACACTTTGAAGGATAGGGGCAAAAAAGTCACTTACATCCACGATAAGGATGAAATACCAGACTTTATTATCCCAAAAGTATCACCAGGAGACTACGTTTTAACTATTGGGGCAGGTGATATATACCAGGTGGCGTACGAGATAGTAAAAAAGCTAAAGACTAAGGAAAGTTAA
- a CDS encoding UDP-N-acetylmuramoyl-L-alanyl-D-glutamate--2,6-diaminopimelate ligase, giving the protein MKAMNVLENLSEILSVKGPKDINIASITYDSRKVEKGSLFVAIRGFKLDGHDFIEDAIKNGAVGVIGEKEMNLPDGVLYVRVKNSRKALSQASSIFFGKPAEKLKIVGVTGTNGKTTTTYLIKAILDEAGLPSGVIGTVGLCIKDKVLPSERTTPESLDLNRIFVEMLDEGVEYVSMEVSSHSLKLHRVDDIRFEVGVFTNLTQDHLDFHESFDDYYSSKKKLFYLSKRAAINIDDPNGRRMCGELDIPTLTYAIEGKADLKAEDVRIDSNGVTFKLNFYGKQKNIVYKVPGKFSVYNSLAAISACLFLGIDLDTMAKALEKVRGVPGRFEPVDEGQDFTVIVDYAHTPDGLENVLMTIKSFVKGKIITVFGAGGDRDRSKRPLMGRVVSEYSDYFIITSDNPRSEDPEAIINDIEKGLDKNSKYEKIVDRRAAIKRAIEMASRGDVVLIAGKGHENYQIIKDEVIPFDDREVAREFLKEKGRMR; this is encoded by the coding sequence ATGAAAGCAATGAATGTATTGGAAAATTTAAGCGAAATTTTAAGTGTAAAAGGACCGAAAGACATAAACATAGCAAGTATTACGTATGATTCAAGAAAGGTAGAAAAGGGAAGCCTCTTTGTGGCAATTCGTGGGTTTAAATTGGATGGGCACGATTTCATAGAAGACGCCATAAAAAATGGAGCAGTTGGGGTAATAGGAGAAAAGGAAATGAATTTGCCTGATGGAGTTCTCTACGTGAGGGTAAAAAACAGCAGAAAGGCACTGTCGCAAGCGTCTTCAATATTTTTCGGGAAACCGGCTGAAAAATTGAAAATTGTAGGCGTAACTGGGACCAACGGAAAGACGACAACCACTTATCTCATAAAAGCCATATTAGACGAGGCAGGCCTCCCTAGTGGGGTAATAGGAACTGTAGGTTTGTGTATTAAAGATAAAGTATTGCCTTCTGAACGAACTACTCCCGAATCGCTGGATTTAAACCGTATCTTTGTGGAAATGCTGGATGAAGGGGTAGAATACGTTTCTATGGAAGTTTCTTCACACTCCCTTAAACTTCACAGGGTAGATGACATAAGATTTGAGGTGGGAGTTTTCACAAATTTAACGCAGGATCACCTGGATTTCCACGAAAGTTTTGATGACTACTATTCTTCCAAGAAAAAATTGTTTTACCTCTCCAAAAGGGCAGCCATAAATATCGACGATCCAAACGGGAGGCGTATGTGCGGAGAATTGGACATACCTACTTTAACTTACGCTATTGAAGGAAAGGCTGATTTAAAAGCTGAAGATGTTAGAATTGATTCAAATGGAGTAACCTTTAAATTAAATTTTTATGGAAAACAAAAAAATATAGTCTATAAAGTGCCTGGGAAATTTAGCGTATATAACTCACTTGCTGCCATCTCTGCATGCCTTTTTCTTGGAATAGACCTTGATACCATGGCGAAGGCGCTAGAAAAGGTAAGGGGTGTGCCGGGAAGGTTTGAACCGGTGGATGAAGGGCAGGATTTCACGGTTATAGTTGATTACGCCCATACGCCGGATGGTCTTGAGAACGTGTTAATGACTATAAAATCTTTTGTAAAAGGTAAAATTATAACTGTGTTTGGCGCGGGTGGGGACAGAGACCGGTCGAAAAGGCCACTTATGGGAAGAGTCGTTTCCGAGTACTCGGATTATTTCATAATAACTTCCGATAATCCCAGGAGCGAAGACCCGGAAGCGATTATAAACGACATAGAAAAAGGCTTAGACAAAAACAGCAAATACGAAAAAATAGTCGACAGAAGAGCGGCAATAAAGAGGGCTATCGAGATGGCGTCAAGAGGAGATGTAGTTTTGATTGCAGGAAAAGGGCATGAAAATTATCAGATAATAAAGGACGAAGTTATCCCATTCGATGACAGAGAAGTGGCTCGCGAATTCTTGAAAGAGAAGGGGAGAATGCGGTGA
- the murA gene encoding UDP-N-acetylglucosamine 1-carboxyvinyltransferase, with protein sequence MGACVIVGGSKLSGRLKVQGSKNASLPIMAATILNRSKNRIRNVPDIKDVHVMIEILKVLGAKVSLTGNELTVDTSNVNIWEVPENLMRKMRSSIILMGPLLGRYKKVKVSYPGGCEIGPRPIDLHLKGFAALGANISESHGFIYAEADKLKGTNIHLDFPSVGATENLMLAAVLAEGRTTIRNAAKEPEIVDLQNYLNKMGCNVKGAGTDTIKIEGCAIEDLNEVDDYSVIPDRIAAGTYLVATAATRGNIVLENVIVEHIEPVLAKLREMGCNIRTLEDRVQLWVDKPLKALDSLRTLPYPGFPTDMQAPMMALLSTVEGTSIITETVFENRFKHAEELRRMGADIKLNGNTAIIRGVKKLTGAVVEAKDLRAGAALVIAGLAAVGKTVVEGISFIDRGYEKFSEYLLTLGANIERLN encoded by the coding sequence GTGGGGGCTTGTGTAATTGTAGGGGGGTCAAAGCTTTCTGGCCGCCTTAAAGTTCAGGGCTCTAAAAATGCGAGTCTCCCAATCATGGCAGCTACAATACTAAATCGAAGCAAAAATCGCATCAGAAATGTACCGGATATAAAAGATGTCCACGTCATGATAGAAATATTGAAGGTCTTAGGGGCGAAAGTTTCGCTTACCGGAAACGAGCTAACTGTAGATACCAGTAATGTAAATATATGGGAAGTGCCCGAAAATTTAATGAGAAAAATGAGATCTTCTATCATTTTAATGGGTCCGCTTCTTGGGAGATACAAAAAGGTTAAAGTGTCATACCCGGGAGGTTGCGAGATAGGTCCTAGGCCTATCGACCTTCATTTAAAAGGGTTTGCGGCATTGGGAGCGAATATAAGCGAAAGCCACGGTTTTATTTACGCAGAAGCTGATAAATTAAAAGGTACAAACATACATCTGGATTTTCCGAGTGTGGGCGCAACGGAAAACCTGATGCTGGCGGCAGTTTTGGCGGAAGGCCGGACTACAATAAGGAATGCAGCAAAAGAGCCCGAAATAGTGGACCTTCAAAATTATTTGAATAAAATGGGATGCAATGTAAAAGGTGCGGGGACTGATACCATAAAGATAGAAGGTTGTGCGATAGAAGATTTAAATGAAGTAGATGATTATTCGGTAATTCCAGACAGAATAGCAGCAGGGACGTACCTTGTTGCTACTGCTGCCACCCGGGGAAATATAGTTCTGGAAAACGTCATAGTTGAACACATTGAACCTGTTCTTGCAAAACTCAGAGAGATGGGATGTAATATTAGGACTTTGGAGGACAGAGTTCAACTTTGGGTAGATAAACCTTTAAAGGCGCTTGATAGCCTTAGGACACTCCCATATCCGGGTTTTCCAACCGATATGCAAGCTCCCATGATGGCTTTGCTTTCTACGGTAGAAGGGACATCAATAATAACGGAAACTGTTTTTGAAAATCGTTTTAAACATGCAGAAGAGCTCAGGCGTATGGGAGCAGACATCAAATTAAACGGCAATACGGCGATAATAAGAGGCGTAAAAAAATTGACTGGGGCTGTGGTGGAGGCAAAAGATTTAAGAGCGGGTGCAGCACTTGTAATAGCAGGTCTTGCGGCTGTTGGCAAGACCGTAGTTGAAGGGATATCCTTTATCGATAGAGGGTACGAAAAATTTTCTGAATATCTCTTGACATTGGGCGCAAATATAGAACGGTTAAATTAA